Sequence from the Gemmatimonas sp. genome:
CCGCATTTGATTCCTCATCAGGTTACCAAGGCCGCGCTGACGCAACTCGTGCGCACGACCGCCTCGGCGTTCGCACCGCGCGTGCGCGTCAACGCCGTGGCGCCGGGGCTGGTGCTTCCGCCGGACGACCTCTCGGACGAGACCATCGAACGTTTTCTGCGTGATGTGCCTTTGGGGCGCAGCGGCACCCCACACGACGTCGCGCAGGCGATCCACTTCCTCGTCGATGCGCCCTATGTCACCGGCATTGTGTTGCCGGTCGACGGTGGCCGTCATCTGCGCCGCTGAGTCCGCGTGATAAACACCGGGGTGCCCGCCGCGCCGCTGACCTACGGACGCATCGTGATCATGGGCGGTGGGTGTTACGGTAGTTGGTACGCCCAGCAGCTTGCACGCGCCGTCCAGCGTGGGGCGCTGCAAGCCCGCGAAGTCGTGGTCGTCGATCGCGACCCCGAGTGCCGGGTGGCCGGCGCGCAGCGCGCCGGCAGCTTTGACGGATTGCCACTCACGGTCGTTTACAGCGACTGGGATGTGTACGTCGCGGAGTGGCTGGGGCAGGGCCTTGAGGCGCTCGCCAGCGACATGATGGTGCCCTCACCGCTCATGCCCCACGTGTGTCTCGACTGGCTGCTTGCGCGCGCGCGGGCGCGGTGGCCGGAGCGGAGCATTCGGGTGAACGCACTCGAGCAGGTGCCCCCGACGCCCTGGGAGCGGGCGTCACCCGACGGGCGACACTACGTGAGCTTCGCCACGTGGATGTGCCCGGTGAATTGCATCGAGCCGGCGCGCTGTCCCCACACCCGTGGTGTCCGGGACTGGAGCATGCCCCCCATGATGCAGCGATACGTCGAGGACAACCCCTCGCTCCGCGGTCCCGTTATCTTTCACTGCATTCACCGCACGTACGGCGTCGGCATGATCGACGCCGCCACGATCGCGGACGCTGATCGGCAACTCGCCGCATGGGGCGCCTCCGGCCCCTGTGCTGTGCTCGTCGGAACGGTCTCGCACTGTCACGGCGCACTGGGTGTGTTGGCGATCGATTGAGTTCTCTTTCTCTTCTCGACGACATGTCCGACTCACGTCCCGAAAACATCGTCATCATCGGCTCCGGTCCTGCTGCGTGGACGGCCGCGATCTATGCGGCGCGCGCCAACCTGAATCCGATCGTCTTCGAAGGTGAACCGGTCGGTACCGAACTCCCCGGTGGTCAGCTCATGCTCACCACCGACATCGAGAACTTTCCTGGCTTTCCCGAGGCCATCAGCGGTCCCGATCTCATGGATCGTATGCGGGCGCAAGCCGTGCACCATGGCGCGCGCGTCGTCTCGGAGCTGGTGAAGCAGGTGCATCTGGCATCGAAGCCATTCGGCATTGTCCCGAATTACTCGGCGCCGATCACGGCGCACACGGTCGTCGTCGCGACCGGTGCGGCGGCGAAGTGGATCGGACTCGACAACGAGCTACGACTGGCCGTTTCCGGCGGCGGTGTCTCCGCCTGCGCGGTCTGCGATGGCGCCATGCCGTTCTACCGCCACAAGCGGCTTGCCGTCGTCGGCGGCGGGGACACGGCCATGGAAGAGGCCATGTATCTCACCAAGTTCGCCAGCGAAGTGGTCGTGATTCATCGTCGCGACAGCTTTCGCGCGTCCAAGGTCATGGCCAATCGCGTGCTTGATCATCCCAAAGTGCGCGTACTCTGGAACACGGCGGTGACCGACGTGCTCGGCGATGAATTCATCACGGGCCTGCAACTCACCGATACCGTCACCGGCGCGCTGAGCGATATCGAAGTTGGCGGCCTGTTCGTCGCTATCGGGCACACCCCGAACACGAAGTTCCTGCAGGGACAGCTCGACACCTCGGAACACGGCTACATCAAGGTGTCGTCATGGCGTACGGAAACGAACGTGCCCGGCGTGTTCGCCGCCGGCGATGTCATCGACGATTACTACCGACAGGCCATCACCTCGGCCGGTTCCGGATGTATGGCGGCGCTCGAAGCCGAGCGTTGGCTCGCGCATCACGGCATCGGTGAGTCGCCACTTTTGGACACGGAGTAACCAGTGGCGACGCGGTCAGAGCAACAAGTTCGATGAGCGCGCTGACGCTGCAGCAGCTTACCGTCGGCCCGCTGCAGGAGAACTGCTGGCTGCTCGCGGATTCCGCGAGCGGCAAGGCCGTGCTCGTCGATCCAGGCGACGAGTCCGCTGAGTTGCTCGCCGCGGTCGACGCCAGCGGCTGCACACTCGAGGCGATCTGGCTCACGCACGCCCACTTCGATCACGTCGGCGGAGTCGCTGGGATCATCGCCCAGCGGCCCGTTCCGATTTGGGTCCATCCGGCCGATGCGTTTTTCTACGCGAACGCGGCCAGCAACGCGGCGAGGTGGGGCGTCGCGATCGACAACCCGCCGCCGGCCGACCACGATCTCGCCGAAGGCGATCGCGTGCGACTCGGTGACTATCAGTTCGACGTCTGGCATTTGCCCGGGCACGCGCCCGGGCATGTCGCGTTCATCGGTCACGGTCTATGTTTTTCCGGCGATGTTCTTTTCGCCGGTTCAATTGGCCGGACCGATCTGCCGTTGTGCGACCCCACGGCGATGCACCAGTCACTGATGAGAATGGCGACACTCAGCGTCGAGACTCGGGTATTTCCGGGTCACGGTGTTGATACAACGATCGGGCGCGAGTTGGCGTCCAATCCCTTCCTGCGCGGTGCCGCCCGGCCTCTCGGCGCCTGAGCACGCATTCTTCTTCCGGTTCTCGCATGTCGCTGTCTCCCCGATTGAGTCCGCTCGCCGCGGCCTTCTTGAGTGCCGCTGTGTTGACCGCGTGCTCGAGCATCACCGACAACACCACGACGCTCGGCAACTACGGCGCGGTCACGATCACGGGGAAGAACGCCCCCGCGGGTCGCGCGACGGCGACGATCAACGCGGTGTTTTTTCAGGGGCTCTCAGCGACGGCGCCCAACAGTGCGCTGCAGCAAGGTGATCAGTGCGCCTATGCCCTAATAGACAGCACGACGGGCGGAGCGACCGGTTCGCTCAAGGTCGGCGAGAGTCTCGCCCTCACCTTTGCCGGCAACAGCGTCGCGATGCCGTTCGCGACGGCCCTCTCACGCTACGAGCCCGCCACCGGCACGGCACTGACCTACGCAGCTGGAGATGCGGCCACGCTCAACGTGCCCGGGTTGGCCGGGACGTTCCCGGCGGCGTCGATTTCCGTGAAGCTGGCCGAACCGATCGTCCCGGGTCCGCTCGTCGTTCCCGCCACGGGTTCGCCCCTCGATGTCACCTGGAACGCGACCAACGATCCATCCGCCGCGATCATCCTGTCGGTGCGTTACGGTGCTACGGCCACCGCAACGATCCAGAACGAGCAGATCTACTGTGCCCTCAAGGACGATGGCGCGTTTCAGGTGCCTGCGTCCGGTCTTGGTGCGTTTCTCGCCTCTCCCCGTGCATTGCGCTCGGCGACGCTGCTCCGCTGGCGTACGCAGGAAGTGCGACCCGACTCCACCAGCCTGCTGCACATCGTCTCGACCGTCGACACGATTGTTCGCTTCCCCTGATCGCTTTCCCGCGGTGAACCCGGTGGCCACTCGCATCGAGAAGGACCCGCTTGGCGAATTGCCGGTGCCGACGGAGGCCCTGTACGGCGTTCAGACGATGCGTGCCGTCCTGAATTTTCCCATTAGTGGGCTGCGACCGCTCGAACCCTTTGTGATCGCGCAGGTGTGGATAAAGAAGGCCGCCGCGATGACGCATCGGGACACCGGTCGCCTTGATGCCCGGCGAGCTGACGCAATTATCGCGGCCGCCGATGAAGTGCTTGCGGGCGAGCACCGCGACCAGTTCATCGTGGATCCGTATCAGGCCGGCGCCGGCACGTCGCACAACATGAACGTGAACGAAGTGCTCGCAAATCGCGCCAATGAGTTGCTCGGTGGCGCGCGCGGCACATACACGCCGGTGCATCCGAATGACCATGTGAACATGGCGCAGAGCACCAACGACACGATCCCCACCAACATCCGGTTGGCCGTGTTGCGACAGCTGCCGGCGCTGTTGGCGTCCCTCGATGCGTTGCATGCGGCGATGGCGAACAAGGGAGTTGAATTCGACGGAATCGTGAAGGCCGGGCGAACGCATCTGCAGGACGCCATGCCCATTCGGCTCGGACAAGAGTTCACCGCCTATGCTGGGACTCTGGCACGCTGCCGTAAGCGCGTGGTAGAAGCCGCCGACTACCTGAACGACTTGGGTATCGGTGGTTCTGCGGTGGGCACCGGCGTCACCGTCGAGCCGGAGTATCCCGCACGCATGAACACGCATCTGCGGGCGATCACCGGTATACGCAGCCTCCGCATCGGCTCCGATCGTATTCAGCTCATGCAGAGCATGGGCGATGCGGCTGCGTTCTCGGCATCGCTGCGAGTGCTCGCGGTGGACCTCTCAAAGATTGCGAGCGACTTGCGCCTCATGGTATCGGGCCCGCGCACGGGGCTCGACGAAATCGCGCTGCCGGCAGTACAACCCGGCTCATCCATCATGCCAGGCAAGATCAACCCATCGATCCCCGAGATGGTGAATCAGGTCTGCTTTCAGGTGATCGGATGCGACACCACGGTGACGATCGCGGCCGAACACGGACAGCTCGAGCTCAACGTCATGATGCCGGTCATCGCGCATAACGTGCTGCTCTCTATGCAGATTCTCACCAGCGCCATCAGCGTGTTCAGCTCGCGCTGTGTCGAGGGTATCATCGCCCACGCCGACATGTGCGAGTATTGGGTCGAGCGATCGGCGGCGCTCGCTACCGCCCTGATGCCGCAGATCGGTTACGCGGCCGCGGCGGATATCTCGAAGCGTTCGGTCAAGGAAGGCACCTTGATTCGCGAGCTGGTCGCCAAAGAGGCAATCCTGCCGCCTGACGAGCTCGAAGCCGTCCTCGATCTCCGGAAGATGACCGAGATCGGGGTACCCTCCGGCAAACATGGGTCCGTCGCCGCCGGCTAAGAGGGGGGCGCCCGCGGCGCCCGCGGCTTTTCGGCGGCAGAACTTGTCCACGCGACCCGGGACCCGTAGACTCGACTTATGCGCATTACGACCTGGGCGGAATACGGACTCATTTGTGCCTTGCATCTCGCGCGCCGCGCGGGAACGGGCCCGGTGACGGGACGCGACGTAGCAGCTCGTGAGCGTTTGCCGGGCGACTACGTTGAGCAGATCCTCCTGCGAATGCGTCGAGCCGGCATCGTCAACAGCACCCGGGGAGCCCGCGGCGGGTACTCGCTGGCCCGTACGCCCGACGCGATCTCCGTCCGTGATGTGATTCAGGCCTCCGAGCTGACCACGTTCGACCTGCATTGCGTCAGTCATCCCGTCGACGCCGACCGCTGCGCCGCGGCGGAGAATTGCAGCATCCGCCCTGTCTGGATGCTTCTGCAGCAGCGTATCGACGAGGTGCTCGAAGGCGTGAAGCTCAGCGATCTCCTGACCGACGAAGCATCGGTCCGGGACCGCGTGGGATTGCCGCCGTACGAGTCGCTTCCGGTCATACCGGGCGCGTTGCCCATTCTGCAGGGCTGAAGGCATCGATGGGGCTTTGGGCGGAGTGGCGCGCACAGCGCGAGCGGAGCCGTCGGGCGTCCACGTACCTCAGCCAGTTGCTGCGTTCGCCCGAGCACGCCGATATCACATGGCTTTCATCGCATGGCGTACCAGAAGCGGTTGCCGTGCGCGAGCTCACGTTCGCCAAACGGGCGATCGGCCTGGTCGTCGCTGAGCGCGACGCCCTCGACGACCGGACGGCTTCCGATGTGGCCCACCAGTTGGCTCCGGTGATCAGCCGGGAAGCCCGGGCAACTGTGGACCTTGGTCGTGAGTGGGGCGAGCGCTGGCGGGCCTATACCGCCGCCTTGGCGGTGCGCGGCAACGTGGATTCGCCGGCCACACGGCTCGCGCGGGTCCTGTTGGGCGGAGCTGGCATTCACGAGCCGTCCGCGGCGCAATTGGCCCGCGCGACGCAGTTCGTGCATGAAACCCGGAGCGCCGCCAACGTCGCGCTCCGTGACGTGTTCGGCGTCGCCTCGCTCCCCGATGACATCCGACCCTCCGCGCTACGCGGCTGATGTGAGCGGGATGGTGGAGCCGGTACAAAGTCGACGGACGCAAAAAAGGGGAAAGAGGGCTCACGCCACCTTTCCCCTCTTTCGTCTACTTATCGAGTGCCGAAGGCCGGACTCGAACCGGCACATCCTTGCGGATACTGCGACCTGAACGCAGCGCGTCTACCAATTCCACCACTCCGGCAGCTCCTGAAATCGTCCACGAGACCAGCGTTTCGTACACGATCACAGCAGGGCCGTAAAGAATAGATCGAAGATGCCCCGGAAGTCAACGCCATGGCGCACTCTTGGGACGTGTCGGGGTATTACGTTTCATTTCAGTATGGCAAACACGGACACCGACGAACCCACTGAACTGATCGCGCGGAACAAGCGTGCGCGACACGACTACGAAATCTTGGATACCTGGGAGTGCGGCGTCGTGCTCACCGGCACGGAGGTCAAGGCGCTCCGTGAGGGGCGGGCGAATCTGACCGATGCCTTCGGGGTGATCAAGGACAACGAGGTGTTCCTGCTCAACCTGCATATCGGGTCGTACGGGCAGGGCAACGTGTTCAACCACGAACCCACGCGGACACGCAAGTTGCTGATGCACCGCCGCGAGATCCGTCGACTCATCGGCGCCGTCGAGCGGCAGGGACTCACCCTCGTGCCACTCGATCTGTACTTCAAGAGCGGTCGCGTGAAGGCGCGGCTCGCGCTCGTGCGAGGCAAGCAGCAGCACGACAAGCGCGAGGATCTCAAGAAGCGCGACGCCGAGCGCGAGATCGCGCGTGCGCTCAATAGGCGTTGAGCACCTGAGCGGATGATGCTGCTCAGCGCGCTCGCGCTCACACTGCAGCTGTCGGCGGTCGCACCGCCACTGCCGCCATTGCCGCCGCTCGTCGTTCGCGCGGGCGATCGGCTCCAGTCCGTGCCCACGCTCCGACATCCGGATGGTGGCATTGCCGTTCGCGCTGACGCGCTGGCCCAGGCGCTCGGTGGGCAGCTCGTCACGCAATCGACCGGTAGCGCGCGTTTTCGCCTCGAAGTCGGCACCACCGGCATGGATCTCGAAGCGGGAAACGCGCTCGTCGTGGTCGCCAGTGATACGATCCCCTTGCGCGCAGGCGTTTTCCGCCGCGGCGGACAGCTGTACGTACCGCTCGCCCTGGCCACGGAGCTGCTGCCACGACTTGGTGCCGGCGTGCTGTTCGATCCCGAGAAAGCCGAGCTGCGTCGATTCTCCACGGTCACGACCGCTCGCCGCGCTCCGACCGCTCGTCCGCGGGCCGAGACACCTCGTTCGTCCGCGCCGTCGGCGCCCGCCGACAATGTGCGGAGTGCGCCCGCCCGCCGCAGCGCGTCGCTCCGCCAACGGGTTGTCGTCGTCGATGCCGGACATGGCGGTCCCGACAACGGCATGTCCGGTCCGATCGGCGTCCCGAA
This genomic interval carries:
- the trxB gene encoding thioredoxin-disulfide reductase codes for the protein MSDSRPENIVIIGSGPAAWTAAIYAARANLNPIVFEGEPVGTELPGGQLMLTTDIENFPGFPEAISGPDLMDRMRAQAVHHGARVVSELVKQVHLASKPFGIVPNYSAPITAHTVVVATGAAAKWIGLDNELRLAVSGGGVSACAVCDGAMPFYRHKRLAVVGGGDTAMEEAMYLTKFASEVVVIHRRDSFRASKVMANRVLDHPKVRVLWNTAVTDVLGDEFITGLQLTDTVTGALSDIEVGGLFVAIGHTPNTKFLQGQLDTSEHGYIKVSSWRTETNVPGVFAAGDVIDDYYRQAITSAGSGCMAALEAERWLAHHGIGESPLLDTE
- a CDS encoding MBL fold metallo-hydrolase — encoded protein: MSALTLQQLTVGPLQENCWLLADSASGKAVLVDPGDESAELLAAVDASGCTLEAIWLTHAHFDHVGGVAGIIAQRPVPIWVHPADAFFYANAASNAARWGVAIDNPPPADHDLAEGDRVRLGDYQFDVWHLPGHAPGHVAFIGHGLCFSGDVLFAGSIGRTDLPLCDPTAMHQSLMRMATLSVETRVFPGHGVDTTIGRELASNPFLRGAARPLGA
- a CDS encoding Rrf2 family transcriptional regulator codes for the protein MRITTWAEYGLICALHLARRAGTGPVTGRDVAARERLPGDYVEQILLRMRRAGIVNSTRGARGGYSLARTPDAISVRDVIQASELTTFDLHCVSHPVDADRCAAAENCSIRPVWMLLQQRIDEVLEGVKLSDLLTDEASVRDRVGLPPYESLPVIPGALPILQG
- a CDS encoding aspartate ammonia-lyase, translating into MATRIEKDPLGELPVPTEALYGVQTMRAVLNFPISGLRPLEPFVIAQVWIKKAAAMTHRDTGRLDARRADAIIAAADEVLAGEHRDQFIVDPYQAGAGTSHNMNVNEVLANRANELLGGARGTYTPVHPNDHVNMAQSTNDTIPTNIRLAVLRQLPALLASLDALHAAMANKGVEFDGIVKAGRTHLQDAMPIRLGQEFTAYAGTLARCRKRVVEAADYLNDLGIGGSAVGTGVTVEPEYPARMNTHLRAITGIRSLRIGSDRIQLMQSMGDAAAFSASLRVLAVDLSKIASDLRLMVSGPRTGLDEIALPAVQPGSSIMPGKINPSIPEMVNQVCFQVIGCDTTVTIAAEHGQLELNVMMPVIAHNVLLSMQILTSAISVFSSRCVEGIIAHADMCEYWVERSAALATALMPQIGYAAAADISKRSVKEGTLIRELVAKEAILPPDELEAVLDLRKMTEIGVPSGKHGSVAAG
- the smpB gene encoding SsrA-binding protein SmpB; this encodes MANTDTDEPTELIARNKRARHDYEILDTWECGVVLTGTEVKALREGRANLTDAFGVIKDNEVFLLNLHIGSYGQGNVFNHEPTRTRKLLMHRREIRRLIGAVERQGLTLVPLDLYFKSGRVKARLALVRGKQQHDKREDLKKRDAEREIARALNRR